From one Bacteroides intestinalis DSM 17393 genomic stretch:
- the ruvC gene encoding crossover junction endodeoxyribonuclease RuvC: MIQPVKEKIILGIDPGTTIMGYGVLRVVGTKPEMIAMGIIDLRKFGDHYLKLRHIHERVLSIIESYLPDELAIEAPFFGKNVQSMLKLGRAQGVAMAAALSRDIPITEYAPLKIKMAITGNGQASKEQVADMLQRMLHFAKEDMPTFMDATDGLAAAYCHFLQMGRPTVEKGYHGWKDFMAKNPDKVKK; encoded by the coding sequence GTGATACAACCGGTCAAGGAAAAGATAATTTTAGGTATCGACCCCGGTACTACCATTATGGGATATGGAGTGCTGCGTGTGGTGGGGACAAAACCTGAGATGATTGCTATGGGTATTATTGACCTGCGCAAGTTTGGTGACCATTACCTTAAACTTCGCCATATACACGAACGGGTATTGAGCATCATTGAGAGTTATTTGCCTGATGAACTTGCTATTGAAGCTCCCTTTTTCGGTAAGAATGTACAATCTATGTTGAAGCTGGGGCGTGCTCAGGGAGTTGCTATGGCTGCTGCCCTCAGCCGTGATATCCCTATTACGGAATATGCCCCTCTTAAGATAAAAATGGCTATTACTGGAAATGGCCAGGCTTCCAAGGAGCAGGTAGCAGATATGTTGCAACGTATGCTTCACTTTGCAAAGGAAGATATGCCTACATTTATGGATGCTACGGACGGGCTGGCTGCTGCTTATTGCCATTTTTTGCAAATGGGGCGTCCCACAGTAGAGAAAGGGTATCACGGATGGAAAGACTTTATGGCCAAAAACCCGGATAAAGTGAAGAAATAA
- a CDS encoding DUF4286 family protein, with protein sequence MLIYNTTYQVEEGQEDNFLIWIKEFYLPEVEKTGALHTPRIVRVLSHREEGSTCYSLQFEVENSAILHRWHMEQGVKLNDELVKIFQDKVVGFPTLMEVIE encoded by the coding sequence ATGCTGATCTATAATACAACCTATCAAGTGGAAGAAGGACAGGAAGATAACTTCCTGATTTGGATAAAGGAATTCTATTTACCCGAAGTAGAGAAAACCGGTGCATTGCATACGCCGCGTATTGTCCGTGTACTGAGCCATCGTGAAGAGGGCAGCACATGCTATTCCCTTCAGTTTGAAGTGGAAAACTCCGCCATTCTGCATCGCTGGCACATGGAGCAAGGAGTGAAACTAAACGATGAGCTGGTTAAGATATTCCAGGATAAGGTGGTTGGCTTTCCTACATTGATGGAGGTGATAGAGTGA
- a CDS encoding energy transducer TonB, which yields METKKTPKANLENKRPTWLLVGYVTVLAFMFVAFEWTRDVRVDTSGRITENVFEQDMEIPLTRQPEVTPPPPPQVTPINDVLTIIDDDDTAEETNFASSEETGEDVVIKHIPVTVDEEVVVEDDIFVIVEENPQFPDGGTVGLLQYLGKNIKYPTIPQENGTQGRVTVQFVVNKDGSIVDVKVIRGVDPYLDKEAVRVISTMPKWIPGKQRGVPVRCKFTVPVTFKLQ from the coding sequence ATGGAAACCAAAAAAACACCCAAAGCAAACCTGGAAAACAAGAGGCCAACGTGGCTGCTTGTCGGTTATGTAACTGTACTCGCCTTCATGTTCGTTGCATTCGAATGGACTCGTGATGTCAGGGTTGATACGAGTGGTCGTATCACCGAGAATGTATTTGAGCAGGACATGGAGATCCCTCTTACAAGGCAGCCTGAAGTGACTCCTCCGCCACCACCTCAGGTAACTCCTATTAATGATGTTTTGACGATAATAGATGATGACGATACTGCAGAGGAAACTAATTTTGCCTCTTCGGAGGAAACAGGTGAAGATGTAGTGATTAAGCACATACCGGTTACAGTGGATGAAGAAGTGGTGGTAGAAGATGACATTTTTGTGATTGTGGAAGAAAATCCGCAATTTCCTGATGGGGGCACAGTCGGGCTTTTACAGTACTTGGGCAAGAATATCAAATATCCTACTATTCCACAAGAGAATGGAACTCAGGGTCGTGTAACGGTGCAGTTCGTTGTTAATAAAGACGGAAGTATTGTAGATGTGAAAGTGATAAGAGGTGTCGATCCTTATCTGGACAAAGAAGCAGTCCGTGTAATTTCTACTATGCCGAAATGGATACCTGGTAAACAGCGTGGTGTGCCTGTACGCTGCAAGTTTACAGTACCTGTGACGTTTAAACTACAGTGA
- the pheS gene encoding phenylalanine--tRNA ligase subunit alpha produces MIDKINQLLQEVEALKAANAEELEALRIKFLSKKGAINDLMADFRNVAAEQKKEVGMRLNELKNKAQEKITALKEQFESQDTGCDDIDLTRSAYPVELGTRHPLTIVKNEIIDIFARLGFSIAEGPEIEDDWHVFSALNFAEDHPARDMQDTFFIETHPDIVLRTHTSSVQTRVMEVSHPPIRIICPGRVYRNEAISYRAHCFFHQVEALYVDKDVSFTDLKQVLLLFAKEMFGEDTKIRLRPSYFPFTEPSAEMDISCNICGGKGCPFCKHTGWVEILGCGMVDPNVLESNGIDSKVYSGYALGMGIERITNLKYQVKDLRMFSENDTRFLKEFEAAY; encoded by the coding sequence ATGATAGATAAAATCAACCAGCTTCTGCAAGAAGTGGAAGCACTGAAAGCTGCCAATGCCGAGGAACTGGAAGCGCTCCGCATCAAATTCCTTAGTAAAAAAGGTGCAATCAATGACTTGATGGCGGATTTCCGTAACGTGGCTGCCGAACAGAAGAAAGAAGTCGGCATGAGACTGAATGAACTGAAGAACAAGGCACAGGAAAAAATTACTGCCTTGAAAGAACAGTTCGAAAGTCAGGATACGGGCTGTGATGATATTGACCTTACACGTTCCGCTTATCCGGTAGAATTGGGTACGCGCCACCCGCTCACCATCGTAAAGAACGAAATCATCGATATATTTGCCCGTTTGGGATTCAGCATTGCCGAAGGTCCGGAAATCGAGGATGACTGGCATGTGTTCTCTGCATTGAATTTCGCCGAAGATCACCCTGCACGCGATATGCAGGATACTTTCTTCATCGAAACTCATCCTGATATTGTATTGCGTACACACACCTCATCCGTGCAAACCCGCGTAATGGAAGTTTCACACCCCCCTATCCGTATCATTTGTCCGGGACGTGTATATCGCAATGAAGCCATCAGCTACCGTGCACACTGTTTCTTCCATCAGGTTGAGGCTTTGTATGTAGACAAAGATGTATCTTTCACCGACCTGAAACAGGTTTTGTTACTCTTTGCCAAAGAGATGTTTGGTGAAGATACTAAAATCCGTTTGCGTCCGTCTTATTTCCCGTTCACGGAACCCAGTGCGGAAATGGATATCAGCTGTAATATTTGCGGTGGAAAAGGTTGTCCGTTCTGCAAGCATACCGGCTGGGTTGAAATCCTCGGTTGCGGTATGGTAGATCCGAATGTATTGGAAAGCAACGGAATCGATAGTAAAGTATATAGCGGATATGCCCTCGGTATGGGTATTGAGCGTATTACAAACCTGAAATACCAGGTAAAGGATCTTCGTATGTTCTCTGAAAACGACACGAGATTCCTGAAGGAATTCGAAGCCGCTTATTAA
- a CDS encoding MFS transporter — protein sequence MKDRLVTPSYCFILAANFLLYFGFWLLIPVLPFYLSEVFSAGNSTIGIILSCYTVAALCIRPFSGYFLDSFARKPLYLMAYFIFMTMFAGYIIAGSLTLFILFRIIQGVSFGMVTVGGNTVVIDIMPSSRRGEGLGYYGLSNNIAMAVGPMSGLFLHDAGMSFTTIFCCSLGSCIAGFVCASLVKTPYKPPVKREPISLDRFILLKGIPAGISLLLLSIPYGMTTNYVAMYAKQIGINATTGFFFTFMAIGMAISRIFSGKIVDRGKITQVISAGLYLVVFSFFLLSACVYLISWNNMLCTVVFFAVALLLGVGFGIMFPAYNTLFVNLAPNSQRGTATSTYLTSWDVGIGIGMLTGGYIAEVSTFDKAYLFGACLTIVSMLYFNGKVAPHYHKNKLR from the coding sequence ATGAAAGATAGACTTGTCACTCCCAGCTATTGTTTTATTCTTGCAGCCAACTTCCTGCTGTACTTCGGCTTCTGGTTGCTGATACCGGTACTTCCATTCTACCTGTCTGAAGTATTCAGTGCCGGAAATTCAACAATCGGCATTATTCTTTCTTGTTATACAGTAGCAGCTTTATGTATCCGCCCCTTTTCCGGTTACTTTTTGGACAGCTTTGCACGTAAGCCTCTGTATCTGATGGCATATTTTATCTTTATGACAATGTTTGCCGGATATATCATTGCCGGTTCGCTTACGTTATTCATCCTGTTCCGTATCATACAGGGCGTATCGTTCGGAATGGTGACCGTAGGCGGTAATACAGTGGTCATCGACATCATGCCTTCTTCACGACGCGGAGAAGGATTAGGATACTATGGACTTTCGAATAATATTGCGATGGCGGTAGGTCCGATGTCCGGATTGTTCCTGCATGATGCAGGAATGAGTTTCACAACTATATTCTGTTGCTCACTGGGCTCATGTATAGCAGGCTTCGTTTGTGCCTCTCTTGTCAAAACACCCTATAAACCGCCTGTGAAGAGAGAACCGATTTCCCTTGACCGCTTTATATTATTGAAAGGTATTCCGGCAGGCATCAGTTTGTTGCTGCTTTCGATTCCATACGGAATGACAACAAACTATGTGGCTATGTACGCCAAGCAGATCGGCATCAATGCCACTACAGGCTTCTTCTTCACTTTCATGGCAATAGGTATGGCTATATCGCGCATCTTCTCCGGAAAGATAGTGGACAGGGGTAAGATAACACAGGTCATTTCAGCCGGATTGTATCTCGTAGTATTCAGCTTCTTCCTCCTTTCAGCATGCGTATACCTTATCAGTTGGAACAACATGCTATGTACTGTTGTTTTCTTTGCCGTAGCCCTGTTGCTGGGAGTAGGTTTTGGTATTATGTTTCCGGCTTACAATACCCTTTTTGTCAACCTCGCCCCCAATAGCCAACGTGGTACTGCCACTTCTACCTATCTGACATCCTGGGATGTAGGCATCGGTATCGGTATGCTGACAGGAGGATATATTGCGGAGGTCAGCACTTTCGATAAAGCTTATTTGTTCGGGGCTTGCCTCACCATTGTCTCTATGCTCTACTTCAATGGGAAAGTGGCTCCTCATTACCATAAAAATAAATTGCGATGA
- the nth gene encoding endonuclease III — protein sequence MRKKERYEKILAWFRENRPVAETELHYETPFQLLIAVILSAQCTDKRVNMIVPPLYRDFPTPEVLAASTPEVIYEYIRSVSYPNNKAKHLVGMAQMLVKDFNSEVPDTLEELVKLPGVGRKTANVIQSVVFNKAAMAVDTHVFRVSHRLGLVSDACTTPFSVEKELVKNIPEADIPIAHHWLILHGRYVCQARTPQCDKCGLQLMCKYYCEKYKVSKEKPKDKE from the coding sequence ATGAGAAAAAAAGAACGTTACGAAAAAATTCTTGCCTGGTTTCGGGAGAATCGTCCTGTAGCCGAAACGGAACTGCATTATGAAACTCCGTTCCAACTGCTGATAGCAGTCATCCTCTCCGCCCAATGTACAGACAAGCGGGTGAATATGATTGTTCCACCGTTGTATCGCGATTTCCCTACCCCGGAAGTTCTTGCTGCCAGTACACCGGAAGTGATATACGAATATATCCGTAGCGTATCTTATCCCAATAACAAAGCAAAACACCTGGTGGGTATGGCACAAATGTTGGTGAAAGACTTCAACAGTGAAGTGCCTGATACACTGGAAGAGCTTGTAAAACTACCCGGTGTGGGACGCAAGACGGCGAACGTCATCCAATCCGTTGTATTTAACAAAGCTGCAATGGCAGTAGATACTCATGTGTTCCGTGTAAGTCACCGCCTCGGACTGGTTTCGGATGCATGTACCACACCGTTCAGTGTAGAGAAAGAACTGGTGAAAAATATCCCGGAAGCGGATATCCCCATTGCACATCACTGGCTTATCTTACATGGAAGATACGTCTGCCAGGCACGTACACCGCAATGTGATAAGTGCGGTTTGCAATTGATGTGCAAATATTATTGCGAGAAGTATAAAGTTAGCAAAGAGAAGCCGAAAGATAAAGAATAA
- a CDS encoding phosphoglycerate kinase encodes MMTIDQFNFAGKKAFVRVDFNVPLDENFNITDDNRMRAALPTLKKILADGGSIIIGSHLGRPKGPADKFSLKHILNHLSELLGVDVQFANDCMGEEAAVKAAALQPGEVLLLENLRFYAEEEGKPRGLAEDATDEEKAAAKKAVKESQKEFTKKLASYADCYVNDAFGTAHRAHASTALIAKYFDKDSKMFGYLMEKEVKAVDKVLNDIKRPFTAIMGGSKVSSKIEIIENLLSKVDNLIIAGGMTYTFTKAMGGKIGISICEDDKLDLALELIEKAKAKGVNLVLAVDAKIADAFSNDANTKFCPVDQIPDGWEGLDIGPETEKIFTDVIKNSKTILWNGPTGVFEFENFTHGSRAVGEAIVEATKNGAFSLVGGGDSVACVNKFGLASGVSYVSTGGGALLEAIEGKVLPGIAAINE; translated from the coding sequence ATTATGACAATTGATCAATTCAACTTTGCCGGTAAAAAGGCATTCGTTCGTGTAGACTTCAATGTGCCTCTGGACGAAAACTTCAACATTACAGATGATAACCGTATGCGTGCTGCTCTTCCTACGTTAAAGAAAATTCTGGCTGACGGTGGTAGTATAATTATTGGTTCTCACCTCGGTCGTCCGAAAGGTCCGGCTGACAAATTCTCATTGAAACACATTCTGAACCATCTTTCAGAGTTGTTGGGTGTTGACGTACAATTCGCTAACGACTGTATGGGCGAAGAAGCTGCTGTTAAGGCTGCTGCTCTGCAACCGGGTGAAGTATTGTTGCTCGAAAACCTTCGTTTCTACGCTGAAGAAGAAGGCAAACCCCGTGGTTTGGCTGAAGACGCTACAGACGAAGAAAAAGCTGCTGCTAAGAAAGCCGTTAAAGAAAGCCAGAAAGAATTCACCAAGAAATTGGCTTCTTACGCTGACTGCTATGTAAACGACGCTTTCGGTACAGCTCACCGTGCACACGCTTCTACAGCTTTGATCGCTAAATATTTCGACAAAGACAGCAAAATGTTCGGTTACCTGATGGAGAAAGAAGTGAAGGCTGTTGATAAAGTATTGAATGACATCAAACGTCCATTCACTGCTATCATGGGTGGTTCCAAAGTTTCTTCTAAAATTGAAATTATCGAAAATCTGCTGAGCAAGGTTGACAACCTGATCATTGCCGGTGGTATGACTTATACTTTCACCAAGGCTATGGGTGGTAAGATCGGTATCTCTATCTGCGAAGATGACAAACTGGATCTGGCCCTCGAACTGATAGAAAAGGCAAAAGCAAAAGGTGTAAACTTGGTATTGGCTGTTGATGCAAAGATTGCTGACGCTTTCTCTAACGATGCTAACACTAAGTTCTGTCCGGTTGACCAAATTCCTGATGGTTGGGAAGGTCTGGATATCGGTCCTGAAACTGAGAAAATCTTCACAGATGTTATCAAAAACTCTAAGACTATCTTGTGGAATGGTCCGACAGGTGTATTCGAATTCGAAAACTTCACTCATGGCTCACGTGCAGTAGGCGAGGCTATCGTAGAGGCTACTAAGAACGGTGCATTCTCACTTGTAGGTGGTGGTGACTCTGTAGCTTGCGTTAACAAGTTTGGCTTGGCAAGCGGTGTTTCTTATGTTTCAACAGGTGGTGGTGCATTGCTTGAAGCAATCGAAGGAAAAGTTCTTCCGGGTATCGCTGCTATCAACGAATAA
- a CDS encoding porin, with product MKRTLLSFAFLLSALIATAQDACLNDVVNTLKDRISLSGYAQVGYTYDDADGSSNTFDIKRVIFMAQGKITDRWLCYFMYSFANTGKILEAYTEYKFLPQLTARIGQFKTMYTIENPMSPCYVELINCYSQSVNYLAGINGSDPLYGSSSGRDMGLLIYGDLFGKLVNYNLAVMNGQGINLKDKNNQKDIVGSLMVHPLDWLSVGGSFVKGKGCAVAVSSLNPDIQVGENYTRNRWSAGAVIKTKPVDVRTEYLAGKDGRIKSDGYYVTASAHVFPKVDVIASYDYLNKSKVLDDKQSNYVVGLQYWFYPKCRVQAQYTYCNRHIGDNSNLLQAQLQVRF from the coding sequence ATGAAACGAACTTTGTTATCCTTTGCTTTCCTACTTTCCGCACTGATAGCAACAGCACAAGATGCATGTTTGAACGACGTAGTAAATACGCTCAAAGATCGTATCAGCCTCTCCGGTTATGCACAGGTGGGTTATACTTACGATGATGCTGATGGCAGCAGTAATACGTTCGACATCAAGCGGGTTATCTTCATGGCACAAGGTAAAATTACCGACCGTTGGTTGTGCTACTTCATGTACAGCTTTGCCAATACTGGAAAAATCCTTGAAGCATATACCGAATATAAATTCCTCCCGCAACTGACTGCCCGCATCGGACAATTCAAAACCATGTATACCATTGAAAACCCAATGTCTCCTTGCTATGTGGAACTGATTAATTGCTACTCGCAATCTGTCAATTATCTGGCTGGCATCAATGGCAGTGATCCTTTGTATGGTTCCAGTAGCGGACGTGATATGGGACTCCTGATCTATGGTGATCTGTTTGGAAAACTGGTGAACTATAATCTTGCGGTAATGAATGGGCAAGGTATCAACCTGAAAGATAAAAACAACCAGAAGGATATTGTAGGCAGCCTGATGGTTCATCCACTCGACTGGCTGTCTGTAGGCGGTTCTTTTGTAAAAGGGAAAGGATGTGCTGTGGCCGTATCCAGCCTCAATCCCGATATACAGGTAGGCGAAAACTATACCCGTAACCGTTGGTCGGCAGGTGCAGTCATTAAAACTAAACCGGTGGATGTACGCACGGAATACTTGGCCGGAAAAGATGGACGTATCAAAAGTGACGGTTATTATGTAACAGCATCTGCACATGTATTCCCGAAAGTAGATGTAATAGCATCTTATGATTATCTTAATAAGAGTAAAGTACTCGATGATAAGCAAAGTAATTATGTAGTAGGTTTACAATATTGGTTCTATCCTAAATGCAGGGTACAGGCACAGTATACATACTGCAACCGCCATATCGGAGATAATAGTAACCTACTGCAAGCGCAATTGCAGGTGCGTTTCTAA
- a CDS encoding glutaminase: MDYTEILKEIYEEIQPYAQMGKPASYIPELLKVNPDRYGICLRTIEGKEYAQGDSDERFAIQSISKVFSLAISFSRMGNELWKRIGVEPSGNAFNSIFQLEMEKGIPRNPLINAGALVMADILLSVLDDPEKDYLAFVRKLCGNNQIQYNEGMATSEREYGYLNAAITNMLKYHGNIENDIERVLHFYFLQCSIGMSCRELARSFLPFADHTRPFSFDGIELTTSQVKRINAIMQTCGFYDEAGEFSYLVGLPGKSGVGGGIAAVCPRKYAVAVWSPRLNPKGNSVMGMKALELLTTKTAISIF, from the coding sequence ATGGACTACACCGAAATTCTGAAAGAAATATACGAGGAGATACAGCCATACGCCCAAATGGGTAAACCGGCAAGCTATATTCCTGAATTGCTGAAAGTCAACCCTGATCGCTATGGTATTTGCCTGCGTACTATTGAAGGAAAAGAATATGCCCAGGGAGACAGTGACGAGCGTTTTGCCATACAAAGTATTTCGAAAGTATTCTCTCTTGCGATAAGTTTCAGCCGGATGGGCAATGAACTCTGGAAACGTATAGGTGTAGAACCATCCGGTAACGCATTTAACTCCATTTTCCAGCTGGAAATGGAGAAAGGGATTCCCCGCAATCCTCTCATCAATGCGGGAGCATTAGTAATGGCAGACATCCTGCTTTCAGTACTCGATGATCCGGAAAAGGATTATCTCGCTTTCGTACGAAAACTCTGCGGCAACAACCAGATTCAATATAATGAAGGTATGGCAACTTCCGAACGTGAATATGGCTATCTGAATGCAGCCATTACCAATATGCTGAAATATCATGGAAATATAGAAAACGATATTGAGCGGGTACTTCACTTTTATTTCCTTCAATGTTCCATAGGTATGAGTTGCCGGGAACTGGCACGTTCTTTCCTTCCTTTCGCTGATCATACAAGACCGTTCAGTTTTGATGGAATCGAACTGACGACTTCACAAGTAAAACGTATCAATGCCATTATGCAGACTTGCGGTTTCTATGATGAAGCTGGGGAATTCTCTTATCTGGTGGGGTTACCCGGGAAAAGCGGTGTTGGTGGCGGTATTGCAGCTGTCTGCCCACGTAAGTATGCGGTAGCAGTATGGAGTCCGCGACTTAACCCTAAAGGTAACTCTGTAATGGGGATGAAAGCCCTTGAATTACTGACTACCAAAACAGCTATCAGTATTTTCTAA
- a CDS encoding tetratricopeptide repeat protein: MNEQSIQKQYNQIVNLLEDKRLKEALVQLDAFLYNGNDWSLRNRLEQIQTSYQYMLQYMKLGMKDPERQKLYRQLLADTWEIADQTRIALLDEISTHYYHSLRRNPKQLPKAYGISTLQKILEGFADEMAVSQLANYQGLDAILRRHEETHQVMFLTTWSNSSWTLEEFAQAEDMLRSETLPTNDLCLFVSAVTLSLMECFDERKVNWLLDGLRHTNPQINQRALVGLVITLHLYPSRIALYPELEARISLFREDPNFSKQVNRIYIQLLRSQETEKIDRKMREEIIPEMMKNVNIMRNMKFGFEETDENDRNPDWEQAFEQSGLGDKIREMNDLQLEGADVYMSTFAQLKGYPFFREPHNWFYPFDRMHSSIIHQVGLNQSGESSVLSIILQSGFFCNSDKYSFCFTIAQLPQGQRDMMLSQMTPQDQSDFMEEKNNASLKQFAERPDVISNQYIHDLYRFFKLSQRRFEFHNIFQEEIALHRNPVLKELLSAPELLVAVADFHFSKEHPAEALELYRILIDRKQANADIFQKTGFCLQKEKRYQEAVDAYQKADMLKPDHLWTLRHLATCYRQMKNFDAALEYYHRVETIQPENRNVLFYTGSCLAEQKRYDDALQYFFKLDFLENDCMKAWRGIGWCSFVSGKHEQAMKYYDKLLAAKPLATDYLNAGHVAWVLGNIEKAVGLYGKAMAESGSKDAFLEIFDRDRNSLLKQGIAGEEIPLMLDIIE; this comes from the coding sequence ATGAATGAACAATCCATCCAAAAACAATATAACCAAATAGTCAATTTATTGGAAGATAAACGGCTGAAAGAAGCTCTTGTTCAACTGGATGCTTTCTTATATAATGGTAACGACTGGAGTCTGCGTAACCGACTGGAACAAATCCAGACTTCCTATCAATATATGTTGCAATATATGAAACTGGGTATGAAAGACCCTGAACGGCAGAAACTGTATCGCCAGCTATTGGCTGATACATGGGAGATTGCCGACCAGACACGTATTGCATTATTAGATGAAATATCCACCCACTATTACCACTCCCTGCGCAGGAATCCCAAGCAGCTTCCGAAAGCTTATGGCATTTCTACCCTGCAAAAGATACTGGAAGGCTTTGCAGATGAAATGGCTGTATCACAGTTAGCAAACTACCAGGGCTTGGACGCTATCCTGAGACGACATGAAGAGACACACCAGGTAATGTTTCTTACTACTTGGAGCAACAGCAGTTGGACTTTGGAAGAATTTGCCCAGGCAGAAGATATGCTTCGTTCGGAGACATTGCCAACCAATGACTTATGCCTGTTTGTCAGTGCTGTCACACTCAGTTTAATGGAGTGTTTCGATGAGCGCAAAGTAAATTGGTTGCTCGACGGGCTTCGCCATACCAATCCGCAAATCAATCAGAGAGCATTGGTAGGACTTGTTATTACCTTGCATCTCTATCCTTCACGCATTGCACTTTATCCAGAATTGGAAGCACGTATTTCTCTTTTCAGAGAAGACCCGAACTTCAGCAAACAGGTGAACCGTATTTATATCCAGCTACTTCGTAGCCAGGAAACGGAGAAGATTGACAGAAAGATGCGGGAAGAAATCATTCCCGAAATGATGAAGAACGTGAATATCATGCGCAACATGAAGTTCGGTTTTGAAGAAACAGATGAAAACGACCGCAATCCCGACTGGGAACAAGCTTTCGAGCAATCGGGTTTGGGAGATAAAATACGCGAGATGAACGATCTGCAACTGGAAGGAGCAGATGTCTATATGAGCACATTCGCACAACTCAAAGGGTATCCTTTCTTCCGCGAACCACATAACTGGTTCTACCCTTTCGACCGGATGCATTCCAGCATTATCCATCAGGTAGGTTTGAACCAGAGCGGTGAGAGTTCTGTCCTTTCCATCATCCTGCAATCGGGATTCTTCTGCAACAGTGATAAGTATTCATTTTGTTTCACCATTGCACAACTCCCACAGGGACAACGTGACATGATGCTAAGTCAGATGACTCCTCAGGATCAAAGCGACTTTATGGAAGAAAAGAACAATGCCAGCCTGAAACAATTTGCTGAACGGCCTGATGTTATCAGTAACCAGTACATTCACGATTTATACCGTTTCTTCAAACTTAGCCAACGCAGATTCGAGTTTCATAATATCTTCCAGGAAGAGATTGCATTGCACCGCAATCCGGTACTGAAAGAACTGTTGAGTGCTCCCGAATTATTAGTAGCGGTTGCCGACTTCCACTTCAGCAAGGAGCATCCAGCAGAAGCTTTGGAGCTCTACCGGATATTAATAGATCGAAAACAAGCCAATGCGGACATTTTCCAAAAGACAGGTTTCTGCCTGCAAAAGGAGAAACGCTATCAGGAAGCTGTGGACGCTTATCAGAAAGCTGATATGCTGAAGCCCGATCACCTGTGGACACTTCGCCACCTGGCTACTTGTTACCGCCAGATGAAGAATTTCGATGCAGCTTTGGAATACTATCATCGCGTAGAAACTATTCAACCGGAAAATCGCAATGTATTGTTCTATACCGGTAGTTGCCTGGCAGAACAAAAAAGGTATGACGATGCCCTGCAATATTTCTTCAAGTTAGACTTCCTGGAAAACGACTGTATGAAGGCATGGCGCGGCATTGGCTGGTGTTCATTTGTCAGTGGTAAGCATGAACAGGCTATGAAGTATTATGATAAACTCCTTGCCGCCAAGCCACTTGCTACGGACTATCTCAATGCCGGACACGTGGCCTGGGTACTGGGAAACATAGAGAAAGCAGTCGGGCTATATGGTAAGGCCATGGCAGAAAGCGGAAGTAAAGATGCTTTCCTTGAAATATTCGACAGAGACCGGAACAGCCTTCTCAAACAAGGCATTGCAGGAGAAGAGATTCCATTAATGCTGGATATTATTGAATAA